A DNA window from Brassica napus cultivar Da-Ae chromosome A4, Da-Ae, whole genome shotgun sequence contains the following coding sequences:
- the LOC106446303 gene encoding E4 SUMO-protein ligase PIAL2 isoform X1 has product MSSTTLRPVDGTGLPEKAAAALVNSFRLASVTQRLAFHIQGGSKSDVKEFQICCISLAKGIDFAIANNEIPKEVENLPSLLKQVCQYRNDVYTKTAVMVLMISVKHACKLGWFSDSEGQELIALADQMKNVFGTPENTSLAIQSPGGTLSQIMERFYPFVKLGHVLVSLEVKAGYTILAHDFHISKNMPHSPKERIRLFVVQTDNIYTSACLINPQEVSFMLNGKVVDKRVNISMDSGPQLPTNVTAILKYGTNLLQVMGDSKGHYIIVIAFTGTALPPEKPVLKEYIQSGAVESTPDSDIIEGPSRVSLRCPISHSQIKLPVKGQLCKHLQCFDFSNYVYINMRKPSWRCPHCNQPVSYPEIRLDQNMVKILKEAGHKAADVIIHAGGTWKVGRENNGNEEPVRDVIHYLEDPNSLFNAGPVVLDLTGDDENDADIELFGNTNKVVDQKPHLADAQGQSNNNNGSKDPSAEDYCSMFNFSDVISLDQVMLDQLSTGTGQEYSQIPMPQDPTPVPALLSQAPSPGEIPATTSTVFPSPQFSQVHASPVTPTGTYLNRISSQRPLTTSSSQSRRQPVQVTSQSPGNVSSLAQPPRIPRVLSGQPNSYFVRSLNNGHVTTQTQRPSSPPVQSVSRISDLMDVDSATTDTTNWRPRMRGSISPGSYSPALDHMIIRPTQQSQSRLHGSQPAQTPPVHTSQTQPPFSTAPPAFTRPSGPTAPWRT; this is encoded by the exons ATGTCGTCCACGACGCTACGTCCGGTGGATGGAACAGGGTTACCGGAGAAGGCGGCAGCTGCTCTGGTTAACTCCTTCCGTTTGGCCTCGGTGACGCAACGGCTAGCTTTCCACATTCAAGGAGGCAGCAAGAGCGACGTTAAAGAGTTCCAAATCTGTTGCATCTCTCTCGCCAA AGGAATTGATTTTGCGATAGCGAATAATGAAATCCCGAAAGAGGTTGAGAATCTTCCCTCCTTGCTTAAACAG GTGTGCCAGTATAGAAATGATGTGTACACTAAGACTGCGGTTATGGTGCTCATGATCTCCGTCAAG CATGCTTGTAAACTGGGGTGGTTTTCGGATAGTGAGGGTCAAGAACTCATCGCTCTTGCTGATCAG ATGAAGAATGTTTTTGGGACTCCTGAAAACACGAGCCTTGCTATTCAAAGTCCTGGTGGTACATTATCGCAGATCATGGAGAG GTTCTATCCATTTGTGAAGCTTGGCCATGTTCTTGTTTCTCTTGAAGTGAAG GCTGGCTATACAATACTTGCACATGATTTTCATATCTCCAAGAATATGCCGCATTCTCCTAAAGAGAGAATT CGGCTATTTGTCGTCCAGACAGACAACATATACACGTCTGCCTGTCTTATAAATCCTCAGGAAGTCAG CTTCATGTTAAATGGAAAGGTGGTCGACAAGAGAGTTAACATCTCAATG GATTCGGGGCCTCAACTCCCAACAAATGTTACTGCCATCCTTAAATATGGAACAAACCTCTTACAAGTTATGGGAGATTCCAAGGGCCATTACATCATTGTAATCGCGTTTACAGGAACAGCACTGCCACCTGAAAAACCAGTTCTTAAAGAGTACATTCAGTCCGGAGCTGTAGAGTCAACTCCAG ATTCTGACATCATTGAGGGGCCATCACGAGTATCTCTCAGATGTCCTATCAG TCACAGCCAAATAAAGCTTCCAGTCAAGGGCCAGTTGTGTAAACATCTTCAG TGTTTTGATTTCTCGAATTATGTCTACATAAACATGAGAAAACCATCCTGGCGCTGCCCTCATTGCAATCAACCTGTTTCCTACCCAGAGATCCGTTTAGATCAAAACATGGTCAAG ATATTAAAAGAAGCGGGGCATAAGGCTGCTGATGTAATCATCCATGCTGGTGGCACATGGAAGGTTGGAAGGGAAAATAATGGGAACGAGGAACCTGTTCGTGATGTAATCCATTATCTCGAAGACCCAAATAGCTTGTTCAATGCCGGTCCAGTTGTCTTAGATCTTACTGGGGATGATGAGAATGATGCTGATATTGAACTATTTGGTAACACCAACAAGGTTGTGGACCAGAAGCCCCACCTTGCAGATGCTCAGGGTCAATCTAATAACAACAACGGAAGCAAAGATCCGTCAGCCGAAGATTACTGCTCTATGTTTAACTTCTCTGATGTGATATCACTTGACCAGGTGATGTTAGATCAGTTGAGTACTGGAACTGGTCAAGAATACTCTCAAATACCAATGCCTCAAGATCCAACACCTGTACCTGCGTTATTATCACAGGCACCATCTCCAGGAGAGATACCAGCAACTACTTCCACCGTCTTTCCTTCTCCTCAATTCTCTCAGGTTCATGCTTCGCCTGTTACTCCCACCGGAACATATCTTAATAGAATCTCTAGTCAGAGACCTTTAACGACAAGTTCATCACAG AGCCGGAGGCAACCAGTTCAAGTTACGAGCCAGTCTCCTGGGAATGTTTCATCTTTGGCTCAGCCTCCGCGTATCCCTAGAGTACTCTCTGGCCAGCCTAACAGTTATTTTGTGAGAAGTCTGAACAATGGCCATGTAACCACTCAGACGCAGCGCCCGAGCAGTCCCCCTGTTCAATCAGTTTCCCGAATCAGTGACCTAATGGATGTGGACTCGGCTACTACTGATACAACCAACTGGCGTCCAAGGATGCGAGGCAGTATTTCGCCCGGTTCATATTCCCCTGCTCTTGACCACATGATCATCCGACCTACCCAACAGTCTCAGTCTAGGCTTCACGGTTCACAACCGGCGCAGACACCACCTGTTCATACATCTCAGACTCAGCCGCCTTTTTCAACCGCCCCTCCGGCCTTCACGAGGCCTTCTGGACCGACAGCACCATGGAGAACTTGA
- the LOC106446303 gene encoding E4 SUMO-protein ligase PIAL2 isoform X2, protein MKSRKRLRIFPPCLNRNDVYTKTAVMVLMISVKHACKLGWFSDSEGQELIALADQMKNVFGTPENTSLAIQSPGGTLSQIMERFYPFVKLGHVLVSLEVKAGYTILAHDFHISKNMPHSPKERIRLFVVQTDNIYTSACLINPQEVSFMLNGKVVDKRVNISMDSGPQLPTNVTAILKYGTNLLQVMGDSKGHYIIVIAFTGTALPPEKPVLKEYIQSGAVESTPDSDIIEGPSRVSLRCPISHSQIKLPVKGQLCKHLQCFDFSNYVYINMRKPSWRCPHCNQPVSYPEIRLDQNMVKILKEAGHKAADVIIHAGGTWKVGRENNGNEEPVRDVIHYLEDPNSLFNAGPVVLDLTGDDENDADIELFGNTNKVVDQKPHLADAQGQSNNNNGSKDPSAEDYCSMFNFSDVISLDQVMLDQLSTGTGQEYSQIPMPQDPTPVPALLSQAPSPGEIPATTSTVFPSPQFSQVHASPVTPTGTYLNRISSQRPLTTSSSQSRRQPVQVTSQSPGNVSSLAQPPRIPRVLSGQPNSYFVRSLNNGHVTTQTQRPSSPPVQSVSRISDLMDVDSATTDTTNWRPRMRGSISPGSYSPALDHMIIRPTQQSQSRLHGSQPAQTPPVHTSQTQPPFSTAPPAFTRPSGPTAPWRT, encoded by the exons ATGAAATCCCGAAAGAGGTTGAGAATCTTCCCTCCTTGCTTAAACAG AAATGATGTGTACACTAAGACTGCGGTTATGGTGCTCATGATCTCCGTCAAG CATGCTTGTAAACTGGGGTGGTTTTCGGATAGTGAGGGTCAAGAACTCATCGCTCTTGCTGATCAG ATGAAGAATGTTTTTGGGACTCCTGAAAACACGAGCCTTGCTATTCAAAGTCCTGGTGGTACATTATCGCAGATCATGGAGAG GTTCTATCCATTTGTGAAGCTTGGCCATGTTCTTGTTTCTCTTGAAGTGAAG GCTGGCTATACAATACTTGCACATGATTTTCATATCTCCAAGAATATGCCGCATTCTCCTAAAGAGAGAATT CGGCTATTTGTCGTCCAGACAGACAACATATACACGTCTGCCTGTCTTATAAATCCTCAGGAAGTCAG CTTCATGTTAAATGGAAAGGTGGTCGACAAGAGAGTTAACATCTCAATG GATTCGGGGCCTCAACTCCCAACAAATGTTACTGCCATCCTTAAATATGGAACAAACCTCTTACAAGTTATGGGAGATTCCAAGGGCCATTACATCATTGTAATCGCGTTTACAGGAACAGCACTGCCACCTGAAAAACCAGTTCTTAAAGAGTACATTCAGTCCGGAGCTGTAGAGTCAACTCCAG ATTCTGACATCATTGAGGGGCCATCACGAGTATCTCTCAGATGTCCTATCAG TCACAGCCAAATAAAGCTTCCAGTCAAGGGCCAGTTGTGTAAACATCTTCAG TGTTTTGATTTCTCGAATTATGTCTACATAAACATGAGAAAACCATCCTGGCGCTGCCCTCATTGCAATCAACCTGTTTCCTACCCAGAGATCCGTTTAGATCAAAACATGGTCAAG ATATTAAAAGAAGCGGGGCATAAGGCTGCTGATGTAATCATCCATGCTGGTGGCACATGGAAGGTTGGAAGGGAAAATAATGGGAACGAGGAACCTGTTCGTGATGTAATCCATTATCTCGAAGACCCAAATAGCTTGTTCAATGCCGGTCCAGTTGTCTTAGATCTTACTGGGGATGATGAGAATGATGCTGATATTGAACTATTTGGTAACACCAACAAGGTTGTGGACCAGAAGCCCCACCTTGCAGATGCTCAGGGTCAATCTAATAACAACAACGGAAGCAAAGATCCGTCAGCCGAAGATTACTGCTCTATGTTTAACTTCTCTGATGTGATATCACTTGACCAGGTGATGTTAGATCAGTTGAGTACTGGAACTGGTCAAGAATACTCTCAAATACCAATGCCTCAAGATCCAACACCTGTACCTGCGTTATTATCACAGGCACCATCTCCAGGAGAGATACCAGCAACTACTTCCACCGTCTTTCCTTCTCCTCAATTCTCTCAGGTTCATGCTTCGCCTGTTACTCCCACCGGAACATATCTTAATAGAATCTCTAGTCAGAGACCTTTAACGACAAGTTCATCACAG AGCCGGAGGCAACCAGTTCAAGTTACGAGCCAGTCTCCTGGGAATGTTTCATCTTTGGCTCAGCCTCCGCGTATCCCTAGAGTACTCTCTGGCCAGCCTAACAGTTATTTTGTGAGAAGTCTGAACAATGGCCATGTAACCACTCAGACGCAGCGCCCGAGCAGTCCCCCTGTTCAATCAGTTTCCCGAATCAGTGACCTAATGGATGTGGACTCGGCTACTACTGATACAACCAACTGGCGTCCAAGGATGCGAGGCAGTATTTCGCCCGGTTCATATTCCCCTGCTCTTGACCACATGATCATCCGACCTACCCAACAGTCTCAGTCTAGGCTTCACGGTTCACAACCGGCGCAGACACCACCTGTTCATACATCTCAGACTCAGCCGCCTTTTTCAACCGCCCCTCCGGCCTTCACGAGGCCTTCTGGACCGACAGCACCATGGAGAACTTGA
- the LOC125607958 gene encoding uncharacterized protein LOC125607958: MTHVRLEERYRLQLKKVTDFESFLLQLMQETKDHPFYLRTPTIWALQRKPVSYVLGRTKMLTLVESILKQHKSTKVCLKNECYLLIGVGDERVEVSYCPSSFFLSLPWYQLSAASTSKLHGGWCYRSKNGKRVPYTCLFIKSFRTIPPNIFGGTVGPPLQTWIRLGLTTHLIPAARAAEAPYQ; encoded by the exons ATGACTCATGTCAGGTTGGAAGAAAGATATCGGTTGCAACTGAAGAAAGTGACGGATTTTGAAAGCTTCCTGCTGCAACTGATGCAAGAAACAAAGGACCATCCATTTTATTTGAGGACACCAACAATCTGGGCCTTGCAAAGAAAACCAGTTTCCTATGTCTTGGGGAGGACAAAAATGCTAACCTTAGTTGAGTCTATCCTGAAACAACATAAGAGCACTAAAGTATGTTTGAAGAATGAGTGTTACCTGCTCATTGGAGTTGGAGATGAACGTGTGGAGGTCTCATATTGCCCGAGCTCTTTCTTTTTATCCCTTCCATGGTATCAACTCTCTGCTGCTTCAACTTCAAAGCTGCATGGA GGATGGTGTTATCGAAGTAAAAATGG GAAACGTGTACCATATacatgtttatttattaaaagtttCAGAACCATACCTCCCAATATTTTTGGAGGAACCGTAGGACCACCATTACAGACTTGGATTCGACTTGGATTGACAACCCACCTGATCCCAGCGGCGCGGGCGGCGGAAGCACCGTACCAGTGA
- the LOC125607957 gene encoding protein LURP-one-related 17-like yields the protein MFPFSKHRSRSVHGDDVLSSTQPIVAVTSIVETGGACTTLTVWRKSLLVSCEGFTVIDSNGDLIYRVDNYARTRPEELILMDKDGNSVLLMHRTKKITLAGSWGIYEAKDTNGEAKVPKSPIWYMRKNLKMNILSTNSNILAYVYSAPFDKKNSYVIKGSYRCKSCKIMHVPSNRTVVEIKRKEARTKGVRFGSDVFDLVVSPDFDTGLAMALVLLLDQMFSK from the exons ATGTTTCCTTTCTCGAAGCATCGGTCAAGGTCGGTCCACGGCGATGATGTGTTGTCCTCCACGCAACCAATAGTGGCCGTCACCTCCATCGTAGAAACCGGAGGCGCGTGTACGACACTCACAGTATGGAGAAAATCGCTCCTGGTTAGTTGTGAAGGTTTCACGGTGATAGACTCTAATGGAGATTTGATCTACCGGGTTGATAACTAtgcccgaacccgacccgaagaacTTATCCTCATGGACAAAGATGGTAACTCCGTCCTCCTCATGCACCGTACCAAG AAAATTACGCTAGCAGGTAGTTGGGGAATATATGAAGCAAAGGATACTAATGGCGAAGCAAAAGTACCAAAGAGCCCAATCTGGTACATGAGgaagaacttgaagatgaataTTTTGAGCACCAATTCCAACATTTTGGCGTACGTATATTCAGCGCCGTTCGATAAGAAGAATTCTTACGTCATCAAAGGATCGTACAGATGTAAATCGTGTAAGATAATGCACGTCCCATCAAACCGGACAGTGGTGGAGATCAAAAGAAAAGAGGCCAGAACTAAAGGAGTCCGGTTTGGTTCAGATGTTTTTGATCTGGTTGTTAGTCCAGATTTTGACACCGGTTTAGCGATGGCTTTGGTTTTGTTATTAGACCAAATGTTCTCTAAATAA
- the LOC106446302 gene encoding cation/H(+) antiporter 18, which produces MAANTSACPAFMKATSNGVFQGDNPIDFALPLAILQIVIVIILTRLLAYLLRPLRQPRVVAEVIGGIMLGPSLLGRSKAFLDAVFPKNSLTVLETLANLGLLFFLFLAGLEIDTKSLRNTGKKALGIALAGISLPFALGIGSSFVLRATISKGVDSVAFLIFMGVALSITAFPVLARILAELKLLTTEIGRLAMSAAAVNDVAAWILLALAIALSGSDTSALVSLWVFLAGCGFVVAAICIIPPVFRWIARRCHEGEPIEETYICATLAVVLVCGFITDAIGIHSMFGAFVVGVLIPKEGPFAGALIEKVEDLVSGLFLPLYFVASGLKTNVATIQGAQSWGLLVLVTFTACFGKIVGTLGVSLAFKIPMREAVALGFLMNTKGLVELIVLNIGKDRKVLNDQTFAIMVLMALFTTFMTTPIVMAVYKPARRAKKEREYKHRTVERDNNTNTQLRILTCFHGAGSIPSMINLLEASRGIEKGEGLCVYALHLRELSERSSAILMVHKVRKNGMPFWNRRGNNNNADQVVVAFQAFQQLSRVNVRPMTAISSMSDIHEDICTTAARKRASIVILPFHKHQQVDGSLETTRGDYRWVNRRVLVEAPCSVGIFVDRGLGGSSQVSAQDVSYSVVVLFFGGRDDREALAYGLRMAEHPGISLTVLRFVTSPERVGEITRVDVDNENGKIVKSDEEVMSEIRKKSSVDESVKFVEKRVENAAVDVRSAIEEMRRSNLFLVGRMPGGEIALAIRENSECAELGPVGSLLISTESPTRASVLVIQQYNGAGTAPDLASAGSELDTD; this is translated from the exons GGTGGGATTATGCTTGGACCGTCTCTTCTTGGCCGTTCCAAGGCTTTTCTAGACGCTGTGTTCCCAAAGAATAGCCTAACCGTTCTAGAAACTCTGGCTAACCTTggccttctcttcttccttttcctCGCCGGTTTGGAGATTGACACCAAATCTCTTCGCAACACGGGGAAAAAGGCTTTGGGGATTGCACTGGCTGGTATCTCACTGCCCTTTGCTCTTGGCATTGGTTCTTCGTTTGTTCTCAGAGCAACAATCTCCAAAGGAGTAGACAGTGTGGCCTTTCTCATCTTCATGGGTGTGGCTCTCTCCATCACTGCCTTCCCTGTGTTGGCTCGTATCTTGGCTGAGCTCAAGCTTCTAACCACTGAGATTGGACGACTCGCCATGTCAGCAGCTGCGGTCAACGACGTGGCTGCTTGGATTCTCCTCGCTCTAGCCATTGCTCTCTCTGGATCAGATACCTCCGCTCTAGTTTCTCTTTGGGTTTTCCTCGCCGGGTGCGGTTTTGTAGTCGCTGCTATTTGCATCATTCCTCCGGTCTTTAGATGGATTGCGAGGAGGTGCCATGAGGGAGAACCCATTGAAGAAACCTACATCTGTGCCACTTTGGCTGTTGTTCTTGTTTGTGGATTCATAACCGATGCGATTGGGATCCACTCCATGTTTGGTGCTTTTGTGGTGGGTGTTTTGATCCCAAAGGAAGGACCTTTCGCTGGTGCGCTCATTGAGAAGGTGGAGGATCTTGTCTCTGGTCTCTTCTTGCCGCTTTACTTTGTGGCAAGTGGTTTGAAAACAAACGTGGCGACGATTCAAGGAGCTCAGTCTTGGGGTCTTCTGGTTTTAGTCACCTTCACTGCTTGTTTCGGTAAGATCGTTGGCACTCTAGGCGTCTCCCTCGCCTTCAAGATACCTATGAGAGAAGCTGTAGCTTTAGGGTTCCTCATGAACACTAAAGGCTTGGTCGAACTCATCGTCCTCAACATCGGGAAAGATCGAAAG GTTCTTAACGATCAGACATTTGCTATTATGGTTCTAATGGCTCTCTTCACAACCTTCATGACCACACCAATCGTAATGGCAGTTTACAAACCGGCGAGAagagcaaagaaagaaagagaatacAAACACAGGACGGTGGAACGAGACAACAACACAAACACACAGCTCCGAATCCTAACATGTTTCCACGGAGCAGGAAGCATCCCTTCAATGATAAACCTCCTCGAAGCCTCAAGAGGCATAGAGAAAGGCGAAGGACTATGCGTCTACGCTCTACACTTACGAGAGCTATCAGAACGCTCTTCAGCTATTCTAATGGTTCACAAAGTCCGCAAAAACGGAATGCCTTTCTGGAACAGAAgaggcaacaacaacaacgcgGATCAAGTGGTCGTCGCCTTCCAAGCTTTTCAGCAGCTAAGCAGAGTCAACGTCCGACCAATGACAGCGATCTCGTCAATGTCCGATATCCACGAAGACATCTGCACGACGGCAGCTAGAAAACGAGCGTCGATTGTGATCTTACCGTTCCACAAACATCAGCAAGTCGATGGTTCGTTGGAGACGACGCGTGGAGATTACCGTTGGGTTAACCGGAGGGTTTTGGTCGAAGCTCCTTGCTCCGTTGGGATATTCGTAGACCGTGGACTCGGCGGTTCGAGTCAAGTCTCGGCTCAGGATGTTTCTTACTCCGTCGTGGTGTTGTTCTTCGGTGGACGCGACGATCGTGAAGCTTTGGCGTATGGATTACGTATGGCGGAGCATCCCGGAATATCGTTGACGGTTCTCCGATTTGTTACATCGCCGGAGAGAGTCGGAGAGATTACACGTGTCGATGTGGATAACGAGAATGGGAAAATCGTGAAGTCCGATGAGGAGGTTATGTCTGAGATCAGGAAGAAATCGTCGGTGGATGAATCGGTGAAGTTTGTGGAGAAGCGAGTGGAGAACGCCGCCGTGGATGTTAGATCGGCGATTGAGGAGATGCGGCGGAGTAATCTGTTTCTGGTTGGTAGAATGCCAGGTGGAGAAATCGCGTTGGCGATTAGGGAGAACAGCGAATGTGCGGAGCTTGGACCTGTGGGGAGTTTGTTGATATCGACGGAGTCTCCGACGAGAGCATCGGTTCTGGTGATTCAGCAGTATAATGGAGCGGGAACAGCTCCGGATTTGGCGTCGGCTGGGTCGGAGTTAGACACTGATTAG